One genomic segment of Paenibacillus durus includes these proteins:
- a CDS encoding phosphotransferase enzyme family protein has product MNHLLTATEALKSYAIHVDTIQLIGQSGNIVYKVTDSDKHTYSLHLNKSKNDALDSKWTSYDALKSQLQWVDALAAETDLVVPFSHKNMDGEPITKINGVLCTLTSWLEGENKSHISTKEDAENIGTMIAKIHKHSSGWRTPDGFSRPAYDSSAIVSVLGQLDQASGFSFNEKTLRVLKEAGNKLIRFLDSQDKKNGMWGMIHADLICPNILFHNQEVRPIDFGACGFGFYLRDIALLFAFTPLELREAVFESYSKCFPLQGNYVKLTEAFFVAAQMESLNFLLRIPEASEWVPTTFDKLTNREFTSFLMDEHFLFSGEPFWC; this is encoded by the coding sequence GTGAATCATTTATTAACCGCAACAGAAGCACTAAAATCGTATGCAATTCATGTTGATACGATCCAGTTGATCGGACAAAGTGGAAATATCGTATACAAAGTAACCGACTCCGATAAACATACCTATTCCTTACATCTTAATAAGTCCAAGAATGACGCTCTGGACAGCAAATGGACAAGTTATGATGCCCTCAAGTCACAATTGCAGTGGGTGGATGCCCTGGCTGCGGAGACCGATTTAGTTGTGCCGTTTTCCCACAAAAATATGGACGGCGAACCTATTACAAAGATAAATGGTGTGCTTTGTACATTGACAAGTTGGCTGGAAGGAGAGAATAAATCTCATATCTCTACAAAGGAGGATGCCGAGAATATCGGTACAATGATAGCGAAAATACATAAACACTCTTCGGGATGGAGAACACCGGATGGTTTCTCCAGACCTGCCTACGATTCGTCTGCCATTGTATCGGTGCTTGGACAATTGGATCAAGCCTCCGGATTTTCTTTTAATGAAAAAACCCTCCGAGTGCTAAAAGAAGCCGGGAATAAGCTGATTCGTTTTCTTGATTCGCAAGACAAGAAAAACGGTATGTGGGGAATGATTCATGCCGACCTAATCTGCCCTAATATCTTATTTCATAATCAGGAGGTACGACCGATTGATTTTGGTGCCTGTGGATTTGGATTCTACCTTCGGGATATTGCCTTGCTGTTCGCGTTTACACCGCTAGAACTCAGAGAAGCAGTATTTGAATCTTATTCGAAATGTTTTCCTCTTCAAGGCAATTATGTGAAACTGACAGAGGCATTTTTTGTTGCGGCACAGATGGAATCCTTGAATTTCTTATTACGCATCCCTGAGGCCAGCGAGTGGGTGCCAACTACCTTTGACAAATTAACCAATAGGGAATTTACGAGTTTTCTGATGGATGAACATTTTCTGTTTAGCGGGGAACCTTTTTGGTGTTGA